One window of the Arthrobacter sp. D5-1 genome contains the following:
- the dapB gene encoding 4-hydroxy-tetrahydrodipicolinate reductase, producing MTEQLAVAVLGAHGRMGIEAVKAVEAADDMKLVAALGRGDSLETLLDAGAQYVVDLTVPDTTETNVRFAVEHGIHAVVGTTGWNADRLESLRALLEQKPDTGVLIAPNFALGSVLASAFAAKASQYFESVEIIELHHPNKVDAPSGTAVRTAQLIADARQAAGVPASPDATETSLDGARGCDVEGVRVHSVRLRGLVAHQEVLFGGPGEQLTLRHDSFDRASFMPGVLLGLRKVSTHPGLTVGLDGYLDLGL from the coding sequence ATGACCGAACAACTTGCTGTTGCAGTGCTGGGCGCCCACGGGCGCATGGGAATTGAAGCCGTGAAAGCTGTGGAAGCAGCCGATGACATGAAGCTTGTAGCCGCCCTGGGTCGCGGCGATTCCCTGGAAACCCTGCTCGACGCCGGCGCACAGTACGTTGTTGACCTCACGGTCCCGGACACCACAGAGACCAACGTCCGGTTTGCCGTAGAGCATGGCATCCATGCTGTTGTCGGTACCACTGGTTGGAATGCCGACAGGCTGGAGTCCCTCCGTGCATTGCTGGAGCAGAAGCCGGACACCGGCGTGCTGATCGCCCCGAACTTTGCCCTGGGGTCCGTGCTGGCCTCCGCTTTCGCGGCCAAAGCCTCACAGTATTTTGAGTCCGTCGAGATCATCGAGCTGCACCACCCGAACAAGGTGGACGCACCATCCGGCACGGCGGTGCGTACGGCGCAGCTGATCGCTGATGCACGGCAGGCAGCCGGAGTTCCGGCAAGCCCGGACGCCACTGAAACGTCGTTGGACGGAGCCAGGGGCTGTGACGTGGAGGGTGTCCGCGTCCACAGTGTGCGGCTCCGCGGTTTGGTCGCCCACCAGGAGGTCCTTTTCGGCGGTCCGGGTGAGCAGTTGACGTTGCGCCATGACTCCTTCGACCGGGCTTCCTTTATGCCTGGTGTCCTGCTGGGATTGCGTAAAGTCTCAACGCACCCCGGCCTCACGGTTGGCCTGGACGGCTACCTGGACCTGGGACTCTAG
- a CDS encoding molybdopterin-dependent oxidoreductase, with product MSTHKSVDRPETRASTRSRGRLSLRRWPAAAGVASGGAGIAAGELTAGLLSPLVSPVTALGGAVIDAVPPGVKDLAVQLFGTADKIVLIASIGLVAGLLAALAGVLEHRRAGWGLALAGVAGAAGLTAVVTRAQASPQAALAPIVAAVVTMLLLRTLIRRLVTWAPEAANQELQGHDPAPLARRSFLNALAGTSLAAVVAGTVTAVLTRATAVASGFRSSMTLPEPVIPPQAIPAGASLPVDGISPLVTPNSDFYRIDTALTVPAIDPPAWRLKVTGLVDREIEIDFATLLAKPMIERHVTIACVSNNVGGDLIGNALWLGWPIRELLAMAGPKAGADMVLSTSNDGWTASTPLEALTDDRDALLAVGMNGEPLPLEHGFPVRMIVPGLYGFVSATKWLTELKVTRFADDTAYWTPRGWSDHGPIKTQSRIDVPRSGRTVQPGTVQFGGVAWAQHRGISRVELRVNRGPWKQATLASGISTDTWYQWQLGLDLTPGDYEVQVRATDTTGQPQTEEKAPVAPDGATGYHTISVKVG from the coding sequence ATGAGTACGCACAAAAGTGTGGACAGGCCGGAAACCCGCGCCTCCACCCGGTCACGCGGCCGGCTCAGCCTACGTCGGTGGCCTGCCGCGGCAGGTGTAGCGTCGGGCGGTGCTGGGATTGCTGCCGGCGAACTGACCGCAGGCCTGCTGAGCCCGTTGGTTTCCCCTGTCACGGCCCTGGGCGGAGCTGTGATTGATGCAGTGCCCCCCGGAGTGAAGGACCTGGCCGTGCAGTTGTTCGGCACAGCGGACAAGATCGTGTTGATTGCATCCATCGGTCTCGTCGCGGGATTGTTGGCCGCGCTGGCCGGCGTTCTGGAGCATCGCCGCGCCGGCTGGGGACTGGCGCTGGCCGGGGTGGCCGGAGCAGCTGGACTGACCGCCGTCGTCACGCGTGCCCAAGCAAGCCCGCAGGCGGCCTTGGCCCCGATCGTCGCTGCGGTCGTCACGATGCTGCTGTTGCGCACCCTCATCCGGCGGCTCGTCACGTGGGCACCCGAGGCAGCAAATCAGGAACTTCAAGGGCATGATCCCGCACCCCTGGCACGGCGGAGTTTCCTCAACGCCCTCGCTGGCACCTCCCTCGCCGCCGTCGTGGCCGGAACCGTCACTGCGGTCCTCACCCGGGCCACGGCCGTGGCGTCAGGTTTCCGCAGTTCCATGACGCTCCCGGAACCCGTGATCCCACCGCAGGCAATACCCGCCGGCGCCTCGCTTCCCGTGGACGGCATCAGCCCCCTGGTGACCCCCAACTCCGATTTCTACAGAATCGATACGGCACTGACGGTACCGGCCATCGACCCGCCGGCGTGGAGGCTGAAGGTCACCGGATTGGTGGACCGGGAGATCGAGATCGACTTTGCCACGCTCCTCGCCAAACCCATGATCGAACGGCATGTCACCATCGCCTGCGTATCCAACAACGTCGGCGGCGACCTCATAGGCAATGCGCTCTGGCTGGGCTGGCCCATCCGCGAACTCCTTGCCATGGCCGGTCCCAAAGCCGGCGCAGACATGGTGCTGTCCACCAGCAACGACGGGTGGACGGCCAGCACACCTTTGGAGGCCCTCACCGACGACCGCGACGCACTGTTGGCCGTCGGCATGAACGGCGAACCGCTCCCGCTGGAACACGGCTTCCCGGTGCGGATGATCGTGCCAGGGCTGTACGGATTTGTCTCCGCCACCAAATGGCTCACCGAACTGAAAGTCACCCGCTTCGCCGACGACACCGCGTACTGGACCCCCAGGGGCTGGAGCGACCACGGACCCATCAAGACGCAGTCACGCATCGACGTTCCCCGCAGCGGCAGGACGGTCCAGCCGGGCACAGTGCAGTTCGGAGGTGTGGCCTGGGCCCAGCACCGGGGCATCAGCCGCGTTGAGCTCCGCGTCAACCGCGGACCCTGGAAGCAGGCCACTCTTGCGAGCGGGATTTCCACGGACACCTGGTATCAATGGCAACTGGGCCTCGATCTCACCCCCGGGGATTACGAAGTGCAGGTCCGGGCCACCGATACCACCGGCCAGCCGCAGACCGAGGAAAAGGCACCCGTGGCTCCGGATGGCGCCACGGGCTATCACACCATCAGCGTCAAGGTGGGCTAA
- a CDS encoding heparan-alpha-glucosaminide N-acetyltransferase domain-containing protein — protein sequence MTSQETAPPRKARDGGQVSSRLTGIDAARGAALLGMMSTHLLPTFGPSPAWEPTFVGLVFSGRSAALFAVLAGIGLALSTGRQEPRKGNDLRAARGGVAMRALVIAVVGLTLGGLDVNVAVILVHYAVLFLCVLPFLGLRVKALCFWAAGWVLLSPLLAYLVRPLLLDAAPPLQLGHNPNGEDLGTPARLLADLFFTGYYPVFQWISYLLIGLVLGRLALTTAKVQFLLLIGGTTVAAAAKLGGFLALEAWGGRAALEALPGTRGYPLESMLQVNLTGLEQTGSWWWLATASPHAGTTLDLLHTSGTAAAVVGFFLLLGTVADRIKVNILIVLSGPGAMTLSLYSAHVWVVSGFTNQPLPAGWTEGGMYWTQALCAVAIGVCFALLRRRGPLEWVAHTASKLGSYRPAAVG from the coding sequence ATGACTTCGCAAGAGACTGCGCCCCCGCGGAAAGCGCGCGACGGCGGCCAGGTCTCCTCCCGGCTCACTGGGATCGACGCTGCCAGGGGTGCAGCGTTGCTTGGCATGATGTCCACGCACCTCCTACCGACGTTCGGGCCCTCCCCGGCGTGGGAGCCGACCTTCGTGGGATTGGTATTTTCGGGGCGGTCTGCTGCACTCTTCGCTGTCCTTGCCGGCATTGGATTGGCGCTGAGTACGGGTCGGCAGGAACCTCGCAAAGGCAACGATCTCCGGGCCGCGAGAGGCGGGGTCGCCATGCGAGCCTTGGTCATTGCGGTGGTCGGCCTCACTTTGGGAGGGCTGGACGTCAATGTCGCCGTCATCCTGGTGCATTACGCCGTGCTTTTCCTTTGCGTCCTGCCATTCCTTGGCCTTCGGGTCAAGGCACTGTGTTTCTGGGCGGCGGGCTGGGTGCTGTTGTCTCCGCTGCTGGCTTACCTGGTCCGGCCCTTGCTGTTGGACGCCGCACCTCCCCTGCAACTGGGTCACAACCCCAACGGCGAGGACCTGGGGACGCCGGCACGCCTCCTCGCAGACCTCTTCTTCACTGGTTACTACCCGGTGTTCCAGTGGATCTCATATCTGCTGATCGGACTGGTGCTCGGCAGGTTGGCGCTCACGACCGCGAAGGTGCAGTTCCTGCTCCTAATCGGCGGAACCACTGTGGCTGCTGCGGCAAAGCTGGGAGGGTTCCTTGCCCTGGAAGCATGGGGCGGCCGGGCCGCGCTGGAGGCACTTCCCGGCACCCGCGGGTACCCGCTGGAAAGCATGCTCCAGGTTAATCTGACCGGGCTGGAGCAGACCGGTTCGTGGTGGTGGTTGGCCACAGCATCCCCCCATGCAGGGACCACGCTGGACCTGCTGCACACCAGCGGAACGGCTGCCGCAGTGGTGGGTTTCTTCCTGCTGCTGGGTACCGTGGCCGACCGTATCAAGGTCAATATCCTGATAGTGCTCAGCGGGCCCGGAGCCATGACGCTCAGCCTCTATTCGGCCCATGTATGGGTGGTTTCGGGGTTCACCAACCAGCCACTGCCCGCAGGGTGGACAGAAGGGGGCATGTACTGGACCCAGGCACTGTGTGCAGTGGCAATCGGCGTGTGTTTCGCCTTGCTCCGGCGCCGCGGACCGCTGGAGTGGGTTGCCCATACGGCGTCGAAGCTGGGCAGCTACCGTCCCGCAGCGGTGGGCTGA
- the dapA gene encoding 4-hydroxy-tetrahydrodipicolinate synthase — MSDLRAHTPALGTLLTAMVTPFTEDGKVDYDQAAVLAEKLVQDGCDGLVVTGTTGETSTLTDDENLGMFRAVKEAVGGKAAIIAGTGTNDTAHSVHLSQRAAEVGVDGLLIVTPYYNKPSQAGVRAHFETIASSTDLPVMLYDIPGRSSIAIAPETMIGLAKHQNIVAVKDAKADFAAATRVMAETDLVFYSGDDGLTLQWMALGAVGLVGVTTHVATRRFRELIDAVNASDLATARAINFELEPVIRATMTRVQGAVAAKQILKWQGVLPNSVVRLPLVEPDAAEIDIIRGDLAEAGMDFNV, encoded by the coding sequence ATGTCTGACTTGCGCGCCCACACTCCCGCCCTTGGTACCCTCCTGACCGCGATGGTCACCCCGTTCACCGAGGACGGCAAGGTGGACTACGACCAAGCCGCTGTACTGGCAGAGAAGCTTGTCCAGGATGGTTGCGATGGGCTCGTTGTTACCGGCACCACCGGAGAGACCTCAACCCTCACGGACGACGAAAACCTTGGTATGTTCCGGGCGGTCAAAGAAGCCGTCGGCGGCAAGGCTGCCATCATTGCCGGAACCGGCACCAACGACACCGCACACTCGGTGCACCTTTCCCAGCGGGCTGCCGAGGTTGGCGTGGATGGTCTCCTGATCGTCACGCCCTACTACAACAAGCCCAGCCAGGCAGGCGTCCGGGCGCACTTCGAGACCATTGCCTCGTCAACGGATCTGCCCGTCATGCTCTACGACATCCCAGGCCGCTCCTCCATTGCGATTGCTCCTGAGACCATGATCGGCCTGGCCAAGCACCAGAACATCGTGGCGGTCAAGGACGCCAAGGCAGATTTTGCCGCCGCTACCCGGGTCATGGCTGAGACTGACCTGGTTTTCTATTCCGGTGATGACGGATTGACCCTCCAGTGGATGGCGCTCGGCGCCGTCGGCCTGGTGGGCGTCACCACCCACGTGGCCACGCGTCGCTTCCGCGAGCTGATCGACGCTGTTAACGCCAGCGACCTCGCCACTGCGAGGGCCATCAACTTTGAACTGGAACCCGTCATTCGCGCAACCATGACGCGGGTCCAAGGCGCAGTAGCCGCCAAGCAGATTCTCAAGTGGCAGGGAGTCCTGCCCAACTCGGTTGTCCGTTTGCCCCTCGTGGAGCCGGACGCAGCCGAGATCGACATCATCCGCGGGGATTTGGCGGAAGCCGGTATGGACTTCAACGTCTAG
- a CDS encoding HAMP domain-containing sensor histidine kinase, with translation MEGSELWTILAWVLFWAVLIGAATLFSLRLLRRASVLAQICLVVVATVAVLVAGMVSAFNAMFISARDLEVMWYILAVASAVAVALSLMLGGGVSRNAARLVVAARRLGRGETLDHAGEGRGSAPAMTSELAELAKELEASSRSLAESREREAAIETARRELVSWISHDLRTPLASMRAMTEALEDGMASDVPGYYRKIIGQTEQMTAMVNDLLELSKIQAGTLRLRAEPLDLYDLVSDALSDLAPLAAQRGITLDGGGDRECMAVADGPSLARAVRNILLNAIIYSRPDTEVHVSVGRDGLGHHGGNAVVAVQDQCGGIRNEDLPHLFETGWQKDPARGTTDGLQGRYSGAGIGLSMVAGIVKAHGGSVTVENVDGGCRFALSLPAGSVPATSGISADERAGGAS, from the coding sequence ATGGAGGGCAGTGAGCTGTGGACCATCCTGGCTTGGGTCTTGTTCTGGGCCGTCCTCATCGGCGCCGCAACCTTGTTCAGCCTGCGACTGCTGCGTCGGGCGTCGGTCCTGGCACAGATCTGCCTGGTGGTCGTCGCTACGGTTGCGGTCCTGGTGGCCGGCATGGTCAGTGCGTTCAATGCCATGTTCATCTCTGCCAGGGACCTGGAAGTCATGTGGTACATCCTCGCCGTGGCATCAGCAGTAGCTGTTGCCTTGTCACTCATGCTGGGCGGGGGCGTGTCACGTAACGCTGCCCGGTTGGTGGTTGCCGCGCGGCGCCTTGGCCGGGGGGAGACCTTGGACCACGCCGGGGAGGGGCGGGGCAGTGCTCCCGCCATGACGTCCGAACTTGCCGAACTGGCCAAGGAACTTGAGGCCAGCAGCCGCAGCCTCGCCGAGTCACGGGAACGTGAAGCCGCCATTGAGACGGCCCGGCGGGAATTGGTGTCGTGGATATCGCATGATCTCCGGACCCCCTTGGCCAGCATGCGCGCCATGACCGAGGCACTTGAAGACGGTATGGCGTCCGATGTGCCGGGCTATTACCGGAAGATCATCGGACAGACGGAGCAGATGACCGCCATGGTCAATGATCTCCTGGAGTTGTCCAAGATCCAGGCCGGCACTCTCCGTCTCCGTGCTGAACCACTGGACCTTTACGATCTTGTCAGCGATGCGTTGTCCGATCTCGCACCTTTGGCCGCTCAACGCGGCATCACGCTCGACGGCGGCGGCGACCGTGAGTGCATGGCCGTCGCCGATGGCCCCAGCCTCGCCCGGGCTGTGCGGAACATCCTCCTCAACGCCATTATCTACAGCCGGCCGGACACTGAGGTCCACGTCAGCGTCGGACGCGACGGGCTGGGGCACCACGGCGGAAATGCAGTGGTCGCAGTGCAGGACCAGTGTGGTGGCATCCGCAACGAGGACCTACCGCATCTGTTCGAGACGGGCTGGCAGAAAGACCCCGCCCGGGGCACCACTGATGGACTGCAGGGCAGATACAGTGGCGCGGGCATCGGACTGAGCATGGTGGCCGGCATCGTCAAGGCCCACGGCGGATCAGTCACTGTGGAAAACGTCGACGGCGGCTGTCGCTTTGCGTTGTCCCTTCCGGCGGGATCCGTCCCGGCCACGTCCGGGATTTCAGCCGACGAACGCGCGGGAGGCGCATCATGA
- the moaC gene encoding cyclic pyranopterin monophosphate synthase MoaC, with amino-acid sequence MDAVNETPGTTEHGGGLTHLRHDGTAQMVDVSAKAVTTREATATATVRTTPDVMALLGAGELPKGDALAVARVAGIMAAKKTPELIPLCHPLPISKVTVDFHLGARSVDILATVKTKGVTGVEMEALTAASVAALSIYDMIKAVDKHAVLTDIRVLAKTGGKSGDWDVSGEPVQEAGE; translated from the coding sequence ATGGATGCTGTGAATGAAACTCCCGGGACAACAGAACACGGCGGCGGCCTGACGCACCTACGGCACGACGGCACTGCGCAGATGGTGGATGTCTCCGCGAAGGCAGTGACCACCCGCGAAGCCACCGCCACGGCAACCGTCCGGACAACCCCGGACGTGATGGCCCTTTTGGGTGCCGGTGAGCTGCCCAAAGGCGACGCGCTCGCCGTGGCACGGGTAGCAGGCATCATGGCGGCAAAGAAGACGCCGGAGCTGATCCCGTTGTGCCATCCGCTGCCTATTTCCAAGGTCACCGTGGATTTCCATTTGGGCGCCCGCTCGGTGGACATCCTGGCAACCGTCAAGACCAAGGGCGTGACCGGCGTTGAAATGGAAGCCCTGACGGCGGCATCGGTAGCGGCACTGAGTATCTACGACATGATCAAGGCCGTGGACAAGCATGCCGTGCTGACCGACATCCGCGTGCTGGCCAAGACTGGCGGCAAGAGTGGCGACTGGGACGTCTCAGGGGAACCGGTCCAGGAGGCCGGCGAATGA
- a CDS encoding carbon-nitrogen hydrolase family protein, whose product MIPTPPQVPTQRPARPLDATSVESPFGGTAPAGAGFVEARPHPGEEPHDPAVLRAAVVQYEALLSGVGGAAVEANVAAHVRLVAEACNRGARLVLFPELSLTGYELTAFKVPAGAGQPSPGSQPSPWLTEGDPRLHPLQDVCARTRTVAVVGAGWREADQTPRLASLIVGCDGSVKPVFKTHLHGPERELFVPGSGPAVLDVDGWRVAFAVCADAAHPAHAGAAAEAEADVYAVSALYTRGEELRLGLHLGARSMDHRMFGLLANLGGETPLGPSCGLSGAWGPDGAALVRVAGTGTEVAMVSLDWSRLDAYRSSTGA is encoded by the coding sequence GTGATTCCGACGCCCCCGCAAGTCCCCACCCAAAGGCCGGCCCGTCCCCTGGATGCCACATCCGTGGAGAGCCCGTTTGGTGGTACCGCGCCCGCAGGGGCCGGGTTCGTTGAAGCAAGGCCTCACCCAGGGGAAGAACCGCATGACCCGGCAGTGCTTCGCGCGGCCGTTGTTCAATATGAAGCGCTGCTGTCAGGCGTCGGGGGAGCGGCCGTGGAGGCAAACGTCGCGGCCCATGTGAGGCTGGTGGCGGAGGCTTGCAACCGTGGCGCACGTTTGGTGCTTTTTCCTGAACTCTCCTTGACCGGGTATGAACTCACTGCATTCAAAGTCCCCGCCGGAGCAGGACAGCCTTCGCCGGGCAGTCAGCCTTCGCCGTGGTTAACCGAAGGCGACCCGCGGCTCCACCCCCTCCAGGATGTCTGTGCCCGCACCAGGACGGTGGCCGTCGTCGGGGCAGGCTGGCGGGAGGCGGATCAGACGCCCAGGTTGGCCTCGCTTATCGTCGGCTGTGACGGATCGGTGAAACCTGTCTTCAAAACTCATCTGCATGGGCCGGAGCGGGAGCTTTTTGTCCCTGGAAGCGGTCCGGCGGTGCTTGATGTCGACGGATGGCGGGTTGCCTTTGCGGTCTGTGCTGACGCCGCGCATCCTGCCCACGCCGGTGCCGCGGCGGAAGCGGAGGCCGATGTGTATGCAGTCTCTGCGCTGTACACGCGGGGCGAGGAACTCAGGCTCGGACTGCATTTGGGCGCCCGTTCCATGGACCACCGGATGTTTGGATTATTGGCGAACCTTGGAGGAGAAACGCCCTTGGGCCCCTCCTGCGGTCTCAGTGGAGCGTGGGGTCCAGACGGTGCTGCCCTGGTCCGGGTGGCGGGCACCGGGACGGAAGTCGCCATGGTGTCGTTGGACTGGTCCCGTCTTGACGCCTACAGATCCTCAACCGGGGCATGA
- the glp gene encoding gephyrin-like molybdotransferase Glp produces the protein MSVPRSVATHRQAVVELLAGTATTKGNHRVPLLDALGKPLAVDVHAPLSLPPFANSQMDGFAVRSHDIPDDGGQLRVAAPVPAGATPTALKAGYAAPIMTGAMIPEGADAVVPIEKASPSTFPDPTTMDAVVNLPAVAPGAYVRNSGSDIHRGALALAAGTLLGPAQLGLLAAMGLSTVEVPEPLRVLLVTTGDEVVEPGEELKPGKIFDSNGTLLEASMRQANLDVVRTGISDDDPAHLLAVLHHHTRESDRPVDVIVTTGGVSKGAYEVVRQAMAGQPVDFLPVAMQPGGPQGLGTFNGIPFLGFPGNPVSCLVSFEMFLRPALSEVMGTPAPRPVRTVRLAEPLTSPEGKHQVRRGSVAGDGMLRMEGGAGSHLVHALARANALVQIPGNVTELTAGAEVEVWML, from the coding sequence TTGTCCGTGCCCAGATCAGTTGCAACCCATCGCCAGGCAGTGGTGGAACTGCTGGCCGGCACTGCCACCACCAAGGGAAACCACCGCGTGCCGTTGCTCGACGCACTGGGAAAGCCGCTCGCCGTCGATGTCCATGCGCCGCTCTCGCTGCCGCCATTCGCCAACTCCCAGATGGACGGCTTTGCCGTCCGGTCACATGACATTCCCGACGACGGCGGGCAGCTCCGGGTGGCAGCTCCCGTCCCGGCAGGTGCGACACCAACAGCGCTGAAGGCCGGCTACGCCGCCCCCATCATGACCGGAGCCATGATTCCAGAGGGCGCCGACGCCGTCGTACCCATCGAGAAAGCGAGCCCCAGTACCTTTCCAGACCCCACCACCATGGATGCCGTCGTCAACCTTCCCGCGGTGGCTCCCGGTGCTTATGTGCGGAACAGCGGCAGCGACATCCACAGGGGAGCCCTGGCCCTGGCAGCAGGCACCCTGCTGGGACCGGCCCAGCTTGGCCTGCTGGCAGCCATGGGCCTGTCAACAGTTGAGGTCCCTGAACCTCTGCGTGTCCTCCTGGTCACCACGGGAGACGAGGTAGTGGAACCAGGGGAAGAACTCAAGCCCGGCAAGATCTTCGACTCCAACGGAACGCTGCTTGAAGCGTCCATGCGCCAGGCAAACCTGGACGTTGTTCGTACGGGCATCTCGGACGACGACCCTGCACACCTCCTGGCCGTCCTTCACCATCACACCCGGGAATCGGACCGTCCCGTGGATGTCATTGTCACCACCGGGGGAGTAAGCAAGGGCGCCTACGAGGTGGTGCGCCAGGCGATGGCCGGCCAGCCCGTTGATTTCCTCCCCGTTGCAATGCAGCCGGGCGGGCCGCAGGGCCTGGGAACCTTCAACGGCATTCCCTTCCTCGGATTTCCCGGCAACCCTGTCAGCTGCCTCGTCTCCTTTGAGATGTTCCTCCGGCCCGCCCTGTCGGAGGTTATGGGAACTCCGGCTCCACGACCCGTACGGACTGTACGCCTTGCCGAACCCCTGACCTCTCCCGAGGGCAAACACCAGGTCCGGCGTGGCTCGGTGGCCGGGGACGGCATGCTCCGTATGGAAGGCGGCGCCGGCTCACACCTGGTGCACGCCCTTGCCCGTGCCAACGCGTTGGTCCAGATCCCAGGCAACGTCACGGAACTCACCGCAGGAGCCGAAGTGGAAGTATGGATGCTGTGA
- a CDS encoding molybdenum cofactor biosynthesis protein MoaE produces MGTETDFEVVSAVLSAEPISVDQAIAAVESDSAGAVVSFSGVVRNHDSGKAVDRLSYSAHPTAHQVMSDVVAQLVAEHSGEADQPVRIWAAHRIGMLEIGDPALVCAVAAAHRGQAFAVCSELVDRVKAQVPIWKEQFFTDGTVEWVGAGE; encoded by the coding sequence ATGGGCACTGAAACAGATTTCGAAGTAGTCAGCGCTGTCCTCAGCGCGGAACCCATCTCGGTGGACCAAGCCATCGCGGCGGTCGAATCGGACAGCGCCGGGGCTGTGGTCAGCTTCAGCGGCGTGGTCCGGAACCACGATTCCGGCAAGGCTGTGGACCGGCTCAGTTACAGCGCCCATCCCACGGCGCACCAGGTCATGTCCGACGTCGTGGCCCAATTGGTGGCTGAGCATTCAGGCGAAGCCGACCAACCCGTCCGCATCTGGGCCGCGCACCGCATCGGGATGCTGGAGATCGGTGACCCGGCCCTTGTCTGTGCCGTCGCGGCGGCCCACCGGGGACAGGCGTTTGCCGTCTGTTCCGAGCTGGTGGACAGGGTCAAAGCGCAGGTTCCCATTTGGAAGGAACAGTTCTTCACCGACGGCACCGTCGAGTGGGTTGGCGCGGGGGAGTAA
- a CDS encoding MogA/MoaB family molybdenum cofactor biosynthesis protein, with protein MSACEPNSLRKAGVVIASTRAAAGIYADETGPIILDWLNEHGFETFPTMVVPDGEPVGAALRALLTQDPAVIITSGGTGLSPDDKTPEMTLPLLDREIPGIMEAIRRAGAAKTPMAMLSRGHAGAAGTTFIINLPGSPKGVMDGLAVLDPVIGHLCEQMEGSHGH; from the coding sequence ATGAGTGCTTGCGAGCCGAACAGCCTTCGGAAGGCCGGCGTCGTGATTGCCTCCACCCGGGCTGCTGCCGGAATCTACGCTGATGAGACGGGGCCCATCATCCTCGATTGGCTCAATGAGCACGGTTTTGAGACGTTCCCCACCATGGTGGTGCCGGACGGGGAGCCAGTGGGAGCTGCCCTCAGGGCGCTCCTGACCCAGGACCCCGCGGTCATCATCACCAGCGGCGGAACGGGCCTGAGCCCGGATGACAAGACGCCGGAGATGACCTTGCCGCTCTTGGACCGCGAAATTCCCGGCATCATGGAAGCAATCCGGCGCGCAGGCGCCGCGAAGACGCCCATGGCCATGCTGAGCCGCGGCCACGCTGGAGCTGCGGGAACGACGTTCATCATCAATCTGCCGGGATCCCCAAAGGGCGTTATGGATGGATTGGCTGTCCTGGACCCAGTGATCGGGCACTTGTGCGAACAAATGGAAGGTAGCCATGGGCACTGA